A section of the Metabacillus endolithicus genome encodes:
- the ilvC gene encoding ketol-acid reductoisomerase: MTTVYYNGDINEAVLQGKKVAIIGYGSQGHAHALNLKESGVDVVVGVRQGGSFNKAVEDGHHVVSVAEAAQLGDLVMVLLPDEQQAKVYEEEIKPGLEAGNSLVFAHGFNVHFSQIVPPADVDVFLVAPKGPGHLVRRTYEEGAGVPALFAIYQDVSGSAKEKALAYAKGVGSARAGVLETTFKEETETDLFGEQAVLCGGLTSLVKAGFETLVEAGYQPEVAYFECLHELKLIVDLMYEDGMAGMRYSISDTAQWGDFVSGPRVVDGRSKEAMKEVLKDIQNGKFAKEWILENQANRPQFNAINNNENEHQIEVVGKKLRAMMPFVKSKQKQKEAVSVSAKN, translated from the coding sequence ATGACAACAGTATATTATAACGGAGATATTAACGAGGCAGTATTACAAGGGAAAAAGGTAGCAATCATCGGATATGGTTCACAAGGTCATGCACATGCATTGAACTTAAAAGAAAGCGGAGTTGACGTAGTAGTAGGTGTTCGTCAAGGTGGTTCTTTCAATAAAGCAGTTGAAGATGGACATCACGTAGTATCAGTTGCTGAAGCAGCACAACTAGGTGATTTAGTAATGGTATTACTTCCAGATGAGCAACAAGCAAAAGTATATGAAGAAGAAATCAAGCCAGGTTTAGAAGCAGGAAATTCATTAGTATTTGCGCACGGTTTTAACGTACACTTTAGCCAAATCGTACCACCTGCTGATGTTGATGTATTCTTAGTTGCACCAAAAGGTCCTGGTCACTTAGTAAGAAGAACTTATGAAGAAGGTGCTGGTGTTCCTGCATTATTCGCAATCTATCAAGATGTTTCTGGTTCAGCTAAAGAAAAAGCATTAGCTTATGCTAAAGGTGTTGGATCTGCTCGTGCGGGTGTATTAGAAACTACATTCAAAGAAGAAACAGAAACTGATTTATTCGGTGAGCAAGCTGTATTATGTGGAGGTTTAACTTCTCTAGTAAAAGCTGGTTTCGAAACATTAGTAGAAGCAGGATATCAACCAGAAGTTGCATACTTTGAGTGCTTACACGAGCTTAAATTAATCGTAGACTTAATGTATGAAGATGGAATGGCTGGTATGAGATATTCAATTTCTGATACTGCTCAATGGGGTGACTTCGTTTCAGGTCCACGTGTAGTTGATGGTCGTTCGAAAGAAGCAATGAAAGAAGTTCTTAAAGACATCCAAAATGGTAAATTTGCAAAAGAGTGGATCTTAGAAAACCAAGCAAATCGCCCACAATTCAATGCAATTAATAATAATGAAAATGAACATCAAATCGAAGTTGTTGGTAAAAAGCTACGTGCAATGATGCCGTTTGTAAAATCTAAACAAAAACAGAAAGAAGCGGTGAGTGTGAGTGCGAAAAATTAA
- the ilvN gene encoding acetolactate synthase small subunit, which produces MKRILSLTVLNQTGVLNRITGLFTKRHYNIESITVGHAETEGVSRMTVVVNVQEEKEVEQITKQLNKQIDVLKVVDITSQSIVSRELALIKVMSTPATRMELQGLIQPFRATVIDVSRESVVVQVTGEPEKIEVLIDLLKPYGIKEIARTGTTAFTRGTQRTTKEVPISIV; this is translated from the coding sequence ATGAAAAGAATCCTCTCATTAACAGTATTAAACCAAACAGGGGTTTTAAATAGAATTACAGGTTTGTTTACAAAAAGGCATTACAACATTGAAAGTATCACGGTTGGTCATGCTGAAACCGAAGGGGTTTCCCGTATGACAGTTGTTGTAAATGTTCAAGAAGAAAAAGAAGTAGAACAAATTACAAAGCAACTTAATAAACAGATCGATGTTTTGAAAGTTGTTGATATAACATCTCAATCAATTGTATCTAGGGAGCTTGCTTTAATAAAAGTCATGTCAACTCCAGCGACCAGAATGGAGCTTCAAGGGTTAATTCAGCCATTCAGAGCAACTGTTATTGATGTAAGCCGTGAAAGTGTGGTTGTTCAAGTAACAGGTGAGCCTGAGAAAATTGAAGTGTTGATTGATTTGTTAAAACCATATGGAATTAAAGAAATTGCTAGAACTGGAACTACAGCTTTTACTCGTGGTACACAACGTACGACAAAAGAAGTTCCAATCTCAATTGTTTAA
- the ilvB gene encoding acetolactate synthase large subunit yields the protein MSTNVQLNNSTAKCTNTMSGSQMLIEALKQEKVEVIFGYPGGAVLPIYDSLYDSGLFHVLTRHEQGGIHAAEGYARVSGKPGVVIATSGPGATNLVTGLADAMIDSLPLVVFTGQVASSVIGSDAFQEADILGITTPITKHNYQVREVSELPRIIKEAFHIATTGRPGPVLIDIPKDIAIVEGEFSYDMPVDLPGYQPTSEPNYLQIRKLVEAVSRAKKPVILAGAGVLHAKGSEELIKYAEQQQIPVANTLLGLGGFPSDHPLFLGMAGMHGTYTSNMAIYDCDLLISVGARFDDRVTGNLEHFAKKATVAHIDIDPAEIGKNVPTQIPIVGDAKLVLEQLIKQDGKQGDNKEWNEQLSSNKEEYPLMYKDSDSELKPQKILELIHKWTNGEAIVTTDVGQHQMWAAQYYNFQNPNKWVTSGGLGTMGFGLPSAIGAQLADRESTVVAVLGDGGFQMTLQELSVIHELNLPIKVVILNNGALGMVRQWQEIFYEERYSHSKFVSQPDFVKLSEAYGMTGVRIVQEDGWEEKLKAAILSDEPVLLDIHVAKDENVYPMVAPGKGLHEMVGVKL from the coding sequence ATGAGTACAAATGTACAGTTGAACAACTCAACTGCCAAATGTACAAACACAATGTCGGGGTCTCAAATGCTTATTGAAGCTTTAAAGCAGGAGAAAGTTGAAGTTATTTTTGGTTATCCTGGCGGGGCTGTTTTACCGATATATGATAGTCTGTATGATTCGGGTTTATTCCATGTTTTAACTCGTCATGAACAAGGTGGAATACATGCAGCAGAAGGGTATGCGCGTGTTTCTGGTAAGCCTGGAGTTGTCATTGCCACATCAGGTCCTGGTGCAACTAACTTAGTAACTGGTTTAGCTGACGCTATGATTGACTCATTACCATTAGTGGTTTTTACAGGTCAAGTTGCTTCATCTGTTATTGGATCAGATGCCTTCCAGGAAGCAGATATTTTAGGAATAACAACGCCGATTACAAAGCATAATTACCAAGTTCGTGAAGTGAGCGAACTTCCAAGAATTATTAAAGAAGCATTTCATATTGCAACAACAGGTAGACCTGGCCCGGTTTTAATTGATATTCCTAAGGATATTGCAATTGTAGAAGGTGAATTTAGCTATGATATGCCTGTAGATTTACCAGGATACCAGCCTACAAGTGAGCCTAATTATTTACAGATTCGCAAATTAGTAGAAGCAGTTAGTAGAGCAAAAAAACCGGTTATTTTAGCTGGTGCAGGTGTTCTTCATGCTAAGGGATCTGAAGAGTTAATCAAATATGCTGAACAGCAGCAAATCCCTGTTGCGAATACGTTACTAGGATTAGGAGGTTTCCCTTCGGATCATCCTCTGTTCCTTGGAATGGCAGGAATGCACGGCACTTACACATCTAATATGGCTATTTATGATTGTGACTTATTAATCAGTGTAGGAGCTAGATTTGATGACCGTGTAACAGGAAATTTAGAACATTTCGCAAAAAAAGCTACTGTTGCACATATTGACATTGACCCTGCTGAAATCGGGAAAAATGTTCCTACTCAAATTCCGATTGTGGGAGATGCGAAGTTAGTTTTAGAACAATTAATTAAGCAGGATGGTAAACAAGGTGATAACAAAGAGTGGAACGAACAACTATCTTCTAATAAAGAAGAATATCCACTTATGTATAAAGATAGTGACTCTGAGCTTAAGCCACAGAAAATTTTAGAACTTATTCACAAGTGGACGAACGGAGAGGCTATTGTCACAACAGATGTTGGTCAGCATCAAATGTGGGCTGCACAGTATTATAATTTTCAAAATCCTAACAAATGGGTAACATCTGGTGGTCTTGGAACAATGGGCTTTGGTTTACCTTCAGCGATTGGTGCACAACTTGCTGATCGAGAATCAACAGTTGTTGCAGTACTTGGTGATGGTGGATTCCAAATGACTCTTCAAGAATTATCAGTTATCCATGAGTTAAATTTACCAATTAAAGTTGTAATCTTAAATAATGGTGCTTTAGGAATGGTAAGACAGTGGCAAGAAATTTTCTATGAAGAAAGATATTCTCATTCAAAATTCGTTTCTCAGCCTGATTTTGTAAAGCTTTCAGAGGCATATGGAATGACTGGTGTACGAATTGTTCAGGAAGATGGATGGGAAGAAAAATTAAAAGCGGCTATCTTGTCTGATGAACCAGTATTACTTGATATTCATGTTGCAAAAGATGAGAATGTGTACCCGATGGTTGCGCCTGGGAAAGGCTTGCATGAAATGGTAGGTGTTAAGCTATGA
- the ilvE gene encoding branched-chain-amino-acid transaminase — protein sequence MGDQWIFLNDDFVKKEDAKISVYDHGFLYGDGVFEGIRVYSGNIFRMKEHMDRLYQSAKSIMLTIPYTQEELTELVVETVSKNGLSDAYIRLVVSRGTGDLGLDPYNCKRANTVIIVEPLSIFPKHLYETGIDIVTVATRRNRPDVLSPKVKSLNYLNNVLVKIEAHLANVSEALMLNDQGYVAEGSADNVFILKNGKLLTPPGYIGALEGITRNAIIDIANELGYEVREEPFTRHDVYTADEVFLTGTAAEVIAVVKVDGRTIGEGVPGEETKKLLKAFRKKVVEEGVKVENIPQGLHVS from the coding sequence ATGGGTGACCAGTGGATCTTTCTTAATGATGATTTTGTGAAGAAAGAAGATGCAAAAATATCAGTTTATGATCACGGATTTTTATACGGTGATGGAGTTTTTGAAGGAATAAGAGTTTACAGTGGAAATATCTTTCGAATGAAAGAACATATGGATCGATTATATCAATCAGCAAAGTCTATAATGTTAACAATTCCTTATACTCAAGAGGAACTAACTGAATTAGTCGTTGAGACTGTTAGTAAGAACGGTTTGAGCGATGCGTACATTCGATTAGTAGTCTCAAGAGGAACTGGTGACTTAGGACTTGATCCTTATAACTGTAAACGGGCTAATACGGTCATTATTGTTGAGCCGCTATCTATCTTTCCTAAACACTTATATGAAACAGGAATTGATATTGTAACGGTTGCCACAAGAAGAAACAGACCTGATGTATTAAGTCCAAAAGTCAAATCTCTTAATTATTTAAACAATGTTTTGGTAAAGATTGAAGCACATCTGGCCAATGTTAGTGAAGCGTTGATGTTAAATGATCAGGGCTATGTAGCAGAAGGTTCAGCTGATAATGTCTTTATCTTAAAAAATGGGAAATTATTAACTCCCCCTGGATATATTGGAGCTCTTGAGGGCATAACAAGAAATGCCATAATTGATATAGCTAATGAATTAGGCTATGAAGTTCGAGAGGAACCATTTACACGACATGATGTTTATACGGCTGATGAAGTCTTTTTAACAGGAACAGCCGCAGAAGTCATCGCGGTTGTAAAGGTTGATGGACGTACGATTGGTGAAGGCGTCCCTGGTGAAGAAACAAAGAAACTTTTGAAAGCTTTTAGAAAGAAAGTAGTTGAAGAAGGCGTAAAAGTGGAAAATATCCCACAAGGCCTTCATGTAAGCTAA
- a CDS encoding recombinase family protein: MIYGYGRVSTTGQNISTQRKLLRQYEQDIKLVEDKSTGKNTEREGLQKLLAKVVEGDTIAVTRIDRIARNTKDLLEIVELLNDKKVSLVVLDFKGEKLDTSSYVGKFLVTMLGAVAEMELNMLAEKRMEGMKRAKEEGKHVGRKPDLDISNAAVQHAINEYKEGVIPVTMICDKYNIPRVKFYRLLKRHGITR; encoded by the coding sequence ATGATATATGGTTACGGACGAGTGAGCACAACAGGTCAAAATATATCTACACAACGTAAGCTGCTGCGTCAATACGAACAAGATATTAAGCTAGTAGAAGACAAGTCTACGGGTAAAAATACAGAACGCGAAGGATTACAGAAGCTTTTAGCTAAAGTAGTAGAAGGTGATACAATAGCAGTAACACGCATAGACCGTATAGCACGTAACACAAAAGACTTGTTAGAGATAGTCGAGTTGTTAAACGATAAGAAAGTGAGTCTAGTAGTATTAGACTTCAAAGGCGAAAAGCTAGACACGTCTTCATACGTTGGAAAGTTCCTAGTTACAATGCTAGGCGCAGTAGCCGAAATGGAATTGAATATGTTAGCAGAGAAGCGCATGGAAGGCATGAAAAGAGCAAAAGAAGAAGGTAAGCATGTGGGGCGCAAACCAGATTTAGATATAAGTAACGCAGCGGTGCAGCATGCTATTAATGAATATAAAGAGGGAGTTATACCTGTTACTATGATATGCGATAAATACAATATACCTAGAGTTAAGTTTTATCGACTATTAAAACGACATGGCATAACACGATAG